The Aphelocoma coerulescens isolate FSJ_1873_10779 chromosome 2, UR_Acoe_1.0, whole genome shotgun sequence genome contains a region encoding:
- the GBX1 gene encoding LOW QUALITY PROTEIN: homeobox protein GBX-1 (The sequence of the model RefSeq protein was modified relative to this genomic sequence to represent the inferred CDS: inserted 2 bases in 1 codon) has translation MDESRGRHPRPPPLSSSXPSPRRPGPAPPQRGGRAAPSAPPLRRAEPASGRAGGSSRRAPEPTGGGGRGPGPGPGPRQRRGPAAAGSRRVGGGPSSPESWCRLSRRRPLAMQRPGGQGTAFSIDSLIGTPPPRSGHLLYTGYPMFMPYRPLVLPQALSHAPLQSGLPPLAPLASFAGRLTNTFCASLGQAVPSMVALTTALPSFSEPPDGFYPPQELPPPRATPDAGCRRGADGLEAEELPPGRDKGPAEPPLHFPDPFPGLADGKAYSSDEEKLEVKSAATPCSEREEESSAGESEEEPFLDGAAAGTALGAKGKGKGGPAAEQPPPGSGAGKSRRRRTAFTSEQLLELEKEFHCKKYLSLTERSQIAHALKLSEVQVKIWFQNRRAKWKRIKAGNVSNRSGEPVRNPKIVVPIPVHVNRFAVRSQHQQIEQGARP, from the exons ATGGATGAGAGCAGAGGGCGACACCCCCGCCcgcctcccctctcctcctc cccctcccctcggcggcccggcccggcccccccgcagcggggcgggcgggcggctccGAGCGCGCCTCCACTCCGCCGCGCCGAGCCAGcgagcgggcgggcgggcggcagcTCTCGCCGGGCGCCGGAGCCCACGGGAGGCGGAGggcgcgggccggggccggggccggggccgcggcagcggcggggcccggcggcggcgggatcGCGGCGAGTTGGCGGCGGCCCGAGCTCGCCGGAAAGTTGGTGCCGGCTGAGCCGGAGGCGCCCGCTCGCCATGCAGAGACCCGGCGGCCAGGGGACCGCCTTCTCCATCGACTCGCTCATTGGgacgccgccgccgcgctccgGGCACCTGCTCTACACCGGGTACCCCATGTTCATGCCGTACCGGCCGCTGGTGCTACCGCAGGCGCTGTCCCACGCCCCGCTGCAGTcggggctgccgccgctggcCCCGCTCGCTTCCTTCGCCGGCCGCCTCACCAACACCTTCTGCGCCAGCCTGGGCCAGGCCGTGCCCTCCATGGTGGCGCTCACCACCGCCCTGCCCAGTTTCTCCGAGCCCCCCGACGGCTTCTATCCGCCGCAGGAGCTGCCCCCGCCGCGCGCCACCCCCGACGCCGGCTGCCGGCGAGGCGCCGACGGCCTGGAGGCGGAGGAGCTGCCCCCGGGCCGCGACAAGGGGCCGGCCGAGCCGCCGCTGCACTTCCCGGACCCCTTCCCCGGCCTTGCAG ACGGGAAGGCGTACAGCTCAGACGAGGAGAAGCTGGAGGTGAAGTCGGCGGCGACGCCGTGCAGCGAGCGGGAGGAGGAGAGCTCGGCGGGCGAGAGCGAGGAAGAACCCTTCCTGGACGGGGCAGCTGCCGGCACCGCGCTGGGAGCCAAGGGCAAGGGCaagggcggccccgccgccgagcAGCCCCCGCCGGGCTCCGGGGCTGGGAAGAGCCGCCGGCGCCGCACGGCTTTCACCAgcgagcagctgctggagctggagaaggagttCCACTGCAAGAAGTACCTGAGCCTGACGGAGCGCTCGCAGATCGCACATGCCCTGAAGCTGAGCGAGGTGCAGGTGAAGATCTGGTTCCAGAACCGCCGCGCCAAGTGGAAACGCATCAAGGCTGGCAATGTCAGCAACCGCTCGGGAGAGCCTGTCCGCAACCCCAAGATCGTGGTGCCCATCCCGGTGCACGTCAATCGTTTCGCCGTGCGCAGCCAGCACCAGCAGATCGAGCAGGGCGCTCGGCCCTGA